The following coding sequences are from one Arachis hypogaea cultivar Tifrunner chromosome 7, arahy.Tifrunner.gnm2.J5K5, whole genome shotgun sequence window:
- the LOC112702392 gene encoding pleckstrin homology domain-containing protein 1 encodes MANLWRAAVGLATNPAKADHDAVEFWSNPERTGWLTKQGEYIKTWRRRWFVLKQGKLFWFKDSTVTRASKPRGVIPVASYLTVKGAEDAINKPCAFELSSRYETMYFIADSEKEKEDWINSIGRSIVQHSRSVTDNEIVDYDKR; translated from the coding sequence ATGGCCAACCTGTGGCGCGCCGCGGTTGGCCTCGCAACCAATCCGGCAAAGGCGGACCACGACGCTGTCGAGTTCTGGTCGAACCCTGAGCGAACCGGCTGGCTAACAAAGCAGGGAGAGTACATCAAAACGTGGCGCCGTCGCTGGTTCGTCCTCAAGCAAGGGAAGCTTTTCTGGTTCAAGGACTCAACCGTCACGCGCGCGTCAAAGCCACGCGGCGTCATTCCTGTCGCGTCTTACCTTACCGTTAAGGGCGCGGAGGACGCGATCAACAAGCCTTGCGCGTTCGAGCTATCCTCGCGCTACGAGACGATGTACTTCATCGCCGAttcggagaaggagaaggaggattGGATCAACTCTATTGGTCGCTCCATTGTTCAGCATTCTAGATCCGTCACTGACAATGAGATCGTCGATTACGACAAGCGATGA
- the LOC112702391 gene encoding probable LRR receptor-like serine/threonine-protein kinase At3g47570, with product MGLNQISGRIPETIGNLFGLASLLMDENALEGPIPNSIGKLKNLVIIFLSMNNLSGNIPTVIGNLTILSVVHMDFNAFKGSIPFTFRYCKKMHTFSVSVNNLSGNIPTQIFAYQKDLVNLDLSTNSFTGSIPEFGNLMHLSKLYMYANKFSGVIPVELGACSTLTELRLDRNFFHGNLPPFLGSLRSLERLDLSNNNFSSTIPHELENLTFLSNLNLSYNHLYGQVPLEGVFGNITVISLIGNNDLCGGIPQLNLPPCPEFSSNKHKSSHKKIIILISVIGGILISFMIFISIYCLRKKSEKLSFSPSLEHRYLKVSYGELHQATNGFSSSNLVGTGSSSSVYRGTLVHFERPVAVKVLNLQTCGASKSFIAECKVLGKIKHRNLLSLLTSCSSVDYKGNDFKAIVFEFMFNGSLETLLHNIVEDSESTNLSLNLMQRVNIALDVAFALDYLHNDSGEAIIHCDIKPSNVLLDDDIVAHLGDFGLARLVQGDRSSFTSNHGSSSIIKGTIGYVPPEYGAGGPVSPQGDIYSYGILLLEILTGKKPTDDMFGEDLSLHKFCKKAIPEGITEIVDSRLLTLFGKGERKIMQKQSTKECLVSFARIGVACSQEFPTRRMNIKDIIVELHAIKHKLLP from the exons ATGGGATTGAATCAAATATCTGGAAGGATACCTGAAACAATTGGAAATCTATTTGGCTTAGCTTCACTTCTTATGGATGAGAATGCCCTTGAGGGACCAATTCCAAATTCAATTGGAAAGCTTAAAAATCTAGTGATAATATTCTTGAGTATGAACAATCTTTCAGGTAATATTCCTACTGTCATAGGCAATCTTACTATATTGTCAGTAGTTCACATGGACTTTAATGCATTTAAAGGAAGTATTCCATTTACCTTCAGATACTGTAAAAAGATGCACACATTCAGCGTTTCAGTAAACAATTTAAGTGGAAACATACCTACTCAAATCTTTGCCTATCAAAAAGATTTAGTAAATCTTGACTTATCCACCAACTCCTTTACTGGTTCAATCCCTGAGTTTGGTAATTTGATGCATCTTTCCAAATTATATATGTATGCAAACAAGTTTTCTGGTGTCATTCCCGTGGAACTTGGTGCATGTTCTACACTAACAGAACTTCGATTAGACAGAAACTTCTTCCATGGGAATCTACCCCCATTCCTAGGATCTTTAAGATCCCTTGAAAGGTTAGACCTTTCTAATAATAACTTCTCAAGCACAATTCCCCATGAACTTGAAAACTTGACTTTTTTGAGTAATTTGAACTTGTCTTATAACCATCTCTATGGTCAAGTCCCATTGGAAGGAGTCTTTGGTAACATCACTGTAATATCACTCATTGGAAATAATGATTTGTGCGGTGGGATACCTCAACTGAATCTCCCTCCCTGTCCTGAGTTTTCCTCAAACAAACATAAGAGCTCTCATAAAAAGATAATTATTCTCATCAGTGTGATTGGCGGGATTTTGATCTCTTTCATGATTTTTATTAGTATCTATTGCCTCAGAAAAAAGTCCGAGAAGTTATCTTTTTCACCATCACTAGAACATAGATACTTGAAGGTTTCCTATGGAGAGCTACATCAAGCAACAAATGGATTTTCTTCCTCCAATTTAGTTGGCACGGGAAGCTCTAGCTCTGTGTATAGAGGAACTCTTGTCCATTTTGAGAGACCTGTTGCTGTAAAAGTGTTGAATCTTCAAACATGTGGGGCATCAAAGAGTTTCATTGCCGAATGTAAAGTTCTAGGAAAAATTAAACACAGAAACCTTCTCAGTCTACTGACTTCTTGTTCAAGTGTTGATTACAAAGGGAATGATTTCAAAGCCATAGTGTTTGAGTTCATGTTTAATGGGAGTCTAGAAACTTTGTTGCACAACATTGTTGAAGATAGCGAATCCACAAATCTGAGTCTGAACCTTATGCAAAGGGTAAATATTGCTCTTGATGTAGCTTTTGCATTGGATTATCTTCACAATGATTCAGGAGAAGCCATAATTCATTGTGATATTAAGCCTAGCAATGTGCTTCTTGATGATGATATTGTTGCCCATTTAGGAGACTTTGGTCTAGCAAGACTTGTTCAAGGGGACAGAAGCTCTTTTACCAGTAATCATGGTAGTTCCTCTATAATTAAGGGAACCATCGGATATGTTCCACCAG AATATGGAGCAGGTGGGCCAGTATCACCACAAGGAGACATCTATAGCTATGGAATTCTTCTTTTGGAAATATTAACTGGAAAGAAACCAACAGATGACATGTTTGGTGAAGATCTAAGCTTACACAAATTTTGTAAAAAGGCAATTCCAGAAGGAATCACTGAAATTGTTGATTCAAGATTGCTAACTCTGTTTGGTAAAGGAGAAAGAAAGATCATGCAAAAGCAAAGTACCAAGGAGTGTTTAGTGTCCTTTGCCAGGATTGGAGTTGCATGTTCTCAAGAGTTTCCCACTCGACGGATGAACATTAAAGATATCATAGTGGAGCTGCATGCAATTAAACACAAACTGCTTCCATAA